Part of the Citrus sinensis cultivar Valencia sweet orange chromosome 2, DVS_A1.0, whole genome shotgun sequence genome, TTTCAGCGACTCCATACGAGAGCGAGACTTGAACCTCTGACCTCTCTTAAGGAGTGAGAGTGTCGAACCACTCACACCAACCAATtttggtatttatttttataaaatatattaatgtggACAAGtagttttcatttattatttgtttaatatgtaTTTCGTTATTTACATTAGCTTTAACTTTTCTTGGTTGTCATGATTATGTAAGGTTGGCTGGTTTGGTCCTGTTTTGGACTGAATCTTGCATTATTTATTGGATTTTCAGCAAGTGATTAAATTTCTGGGTATGTGCAAGCTTTTCTTCTGACTGAATCGGATCGTTTGAGCACAGAGTTGTTATGGAAAAGCTGTAAACTATGTTTGGGTTGGAAATATTTGAATggatttgttatttatttgtaaaagttAAAGATTGTTTGGCTCTCGCTCAAAAATGGGTTCTTTGACATGCAAACGTCTTGTTTTGGTTGTTGTTGCTCTGTTTATGAGAACTGCATGGCTGCCTTCCTTCTTTGGATTTGTTGGAATTGAACCGAAGAGCGTTGAATTTATCCAAACTCGACATTTGTCTGCGGATTCTGATTCTGGAATTCGTAAAGATAAGTTCTTGGAGGTTCCTCAAATTGTACGGGGACTAAACGATCAAAAGATAGCATTTGCAAGGGCATGTTTGACCGCTAGATTGCTAAACCGTACTCGCACGATTCATTGTACAGCAAGTATGAAAACGTGGTATGTTTCTTTCTATCATTTGACTTTCGTCATGCCACCATTGCTGGAATCATCGCGCTATGACAGAGCTCTCGAGGAGCGAACACTCGCTTCTCTTTCATTAGAGAGACTCACAAAAACTTCAGGTATATATGATAACACTTGATCATCTTCATgagttttgcttttgcttccaATAAACCTAAAGAGTTACTTGTATTTCTTCTCTGCAGTCTCCGCATGGGATAAAGAGGTAATTGGACCTCTTCAGAATCATGGTGATGAGCTTATTTCGGTCTTCACAAGAAATTTGAAGCTTCagtaatttcaaaaatcttcTAGCTTTCTCCTCCTTTTTAGTGCGCATGGATTACGCATATGTGTATCATATAGTTCACTCTCCAAAGTTTTGTTAATCTGTGTTTAGTTTCTGTAAAGCCTAATCTCTAGtagaaaatatcatttatatgTTACCAAGATTTAAGAATGTATTAGGtttgatatataaaattatgtgcgcgtagttgttttttttttttttttgacaaataagtagaaatttcatttcatcttAAAAGTTCAGATTAGTAGAAATTCATTACCGATTAGTTCAATATGTGTATAATTACATCTATtacaataaacaaattaactGAGCTATTGAATGCTTACCGACGAACGGGGAGGAAAGAGTGCACTGAAATATCAGTAAAGCATATCTCCACTAAAGATGCACACAATATGTCATAGTATAATCAGGAATATTCCTAAactttttttaagaattttcgCTTTTATTAGCTCCACTAATTgttgataaaataacaaatctCTTATAGAAACCAATCTACACAATGTATTTTTCTAGATCTAAAGTTTAAAAGcctaaaagttttaaatctacTAGAAAAAACACATTTCAATAGAAAATCGTTGCAAAAGAACCCAAAACCACCACGCAACAGTATTTAGATAGAGCAAAAACCATGGACCTTcacaaaagaaatagaaaggAACAAGcagacataaaataaaatagagaagAACGTGCTTGTTGATTAAACTAAAAAGATCTCTCGGAACAATACGAGAAAATTGTacttttgattctttttcaTATGAACAGTTTTGTATTACATAACTGTAATTTTTCAATGAAATGATTAATTGATGTGTAAAagtttttgcatttaattGGGAAAAGGACATTCAACCCCTCAACATTTAGAAAAATGGACAAAAAACCCCTCAACGTTTTAAAAAGGACTTATAACCCCCTTTCCGTTAACAAACACCGTTTGTTTtaacagtaaatttatttttaatttttaattactattatacccttataaaaaaattaatatattaatttgaggATATatcacaattaataattttttaaaagcttaaaattgagatacaattatttttttgccaaaattatttactataaattatacctttctaacaataataatatcgTTTTGATTCctcaaagaaaaatggtttaatcaaatttcgttttattagtaataatcACATATGAAAGGTTTGATCATTAGAAAGGTATAATTTATAGCAAATAATTTGGGCAAAAATGTAATTGTATctcaatttttagttttaaaaaaatattaattgtgaCGTGCctcaaatcaatatattaatttatatttattataagggtataatagtaattaaaaattaaaaataaatttactgttaAAACAAACGGTGTTTATTAACGGAAATGGAGTTATAAGTCCTTTTTAAAACGTTGAGGGATTTTTTGTCCCTTTTCCTAAACGTTGAGGGGTTGAATGTCCTTTGCCTCATTTAATTGGTGTATGCCAGCTAGCTGGCGGTTCGATCTGTATCCAAGGTATTggaattatatttatataaagatATACTGACTTGGTAAAATTTCTATTAGGTTTGTGGTTGATGTTCTGTTCTTAGCTATgcttattaaaaagaaaattccctCTCCACGTTTGTCAACTACCGTTAGAAAATCCAACAAGATGAAAATGAGTAGGAAAAACAAAGATGGCATATAAATCTATAATGTGCCACTTCTGCGTTCCCCCTAAACTCCCATTCCTCGGCCAATGACCAAAAACCGATTGGCATATTGGTTCAGTATACCACCTATAATTTGTAACAGAATtaagaatttgattattaacATCTCTTTTGCCAAATagctaattttattgtttttgatcAATTATCAAGCATTACTTTTGGGGTAGAATCCCATGAGCCTCCGTtttttaagcaaaataaaataataaaatctgcATTGTGAGTGTTGAAACGAAGTATGcttctgaaaaaaaatgaagagataATTACCTATAATTTGTAACAGAGATTAGCTTGATTTTAGTCACGAAGAGTATATATACGCTATTTGCAAATTCAGGtatcaatgaaatttttagGCAAACTGCATCGTTGCTAAACCGTGTCCTTTTATGGCTATCTAAAGCTGCAACGTAAAATGGAAAATCAGTCTGCAGATATACCAATGATCAGAAGGAAACAGAATGCTAAGATAGAGAGCCAAACGCCCGACATGTAATGTCATTTAAACCACAATAACATAACATCCTTTAAACCGCAGAGTTTAATTTCAAACACAGACACACGAGCACAGGAAAGACATCACAAACATCAAATACCAAGTCCAATCGCTTCATCCATGAGTTGGTACAAACTTCAAAAGAGTAAGCATGTTCAATTCACAAAAGACTTGAAACTCATTAGATTCACGCACAAACTCCTTTATTAGGTGCTTAAGAAAGGAGTAAACCTGTATTGCAGCAAGAAGAGAAAGCCACGTTGCCTGCTTAAGCAAAATGGACACTGTCAAGAGACTCTGAGCACTTCAGTAGAACAGTGACTTATGGCTATCTCTAACCCTACCGTACACAGGGGAAAGAGATGGAACATGTTTTGGCCCTTCAAACAAAATACATCATGTTTTCCAGGTCCGTGTGCAACTTGTAGAACCTCTCATCAAATGAAGCGTCCGATGACAGCGATGTCGAAgtcaaagatgaagatgatgatgaaactGAAGCTGGAGATTGTCCCTCCATTACTGCCTCATGGTACAAGCGACCTCTGTACGCAACAAGGTCAGCATAGTACACAGGCGGTACCAATGACACAGGCTTAGTACACCGAGCAAAGGTGAAGCACATGTTATATATAAGCTTCTGCAACTGATCAGAAGTAAACCCGTGCTCATCCCATAAGACATGGTAGTGAGTGGGCTTGCTTGTTCCAAGGCTTCCGTAGTGGCTACAAAGGTAAAAATCAAACTCAAAAGGGTGCACAATATTTGTGTCCACAACTGTCCCTGGTGGCACATTGCCACTGGAGGTTCCATCCATCCTACCCTTTGGAAATAGACGAGTTTGATGTCGCTTCTGGGCCACAATAAGTGTGATTCTTGGGTGGTAATCCATTGATCTGAATGCCATCTTTAGTGGTACCAACTCTTCATTGAGAACCATATCGAACTGGCCCTCGCTTACTCCATCTCGAAACACTATAATCTCTTGTGGCCTGACTTTATTCAACTGAACATAAGATTTAACAACCTCCAAGCACATGCCAGCAAAATTCAGAATTTTCTCTGTCCTATGATCTTGGGGGCGCACCCTTGCCACATATCTGTTCGCAGCAGGCCAATTTACAGTGGCAACAACAGCTGCTATAGATGGACTAGTTTTGTTACTCGCACCAGGATGATTAACATCTGCACCCACAAACATAACATGGTCTTCACCCTTGAAGTAAGGCAGCCTGTCAATGAGCTCTGCGTTGCTGCCTCCAAGCTTCGCATTGATCTTGAGTGCAAGATTGGCAAGATATTGATCTTGACCTTTACCTTTGTTGGCATTCGTGGACAAACAACACTGAGTCACCACACCAACTTTAGTCTCAGAAATCCACTTGAGATACTTGTAACCATCATCCTTCCGAGACATTACACAAATAAGAATCTGCAGATGACCTTTGCCAATTTTGTAAGCCCTTGAAGTAACATCTTCAAGGAGTTCCTGAAGCCCTCCAACATTAGAGAACAGACGCATTGAAGCAGGTTCACATAAGACAGGCCACTGCATGTCCATGCCTAGAGTCTTGCACCGAGccataattttatcaataaattggTCTTGATACAGTCTATCATATCGTTCAGAAGCGCTGAAGTCAACTACAGCCCATCGATCGATTCGTTTACCTTCCACAAAAGCTCTTCCTCCAACAAGACTCCAGTGACATTTCTCACCATCTACAGTTATTCTTAACGCCTTTCCACCATGAGCACCTAGCTTCAATTCCGGTGGCCCAAGGACGCGTCCCACAACATTGGTCATGTTTGTATTGACATCAATACCAAAGTTACGAGTGATCTCCCCTCTGCCAAtgaaattgtgaaaaattagGATTAAGCCAAATTATAGTGACATACTATTTACCCCCAAGGGCGTGGTCGGGTTGGTTGCAGTGAAGCTGTAGCCTCTACCAAAACCCGGGTTCGATTCTTGGGGGTGGTAAGGGGGGTAAAAACTGTATTTGGGCTTGCCCACCCCACCTTaccttttataaaaaaaaatagtgacatTCTATTTACTCCATCAATCTGCATACATTTGACTTCAGCATAAAAATGCGTAGGTTTACTAAATTTAGTGTTAACAATTACACTAACAATAATGTGATCGACCATGAGTGATGCACATTGCCAAGAAAAgctaagaagaaaaaatgcaGTATTTTCACAGAaaaatttcagacaaaaatatttatgaatcaATTAGCTTTAAAATGAATCATTATGAACTCAAAAAGAATGATATATTGGAAGAGATCTATTTTTCACAACAACTGTTTCCCtaacatttaaaagaaaaaaaatttccataacttcaatgaattaaaaaattaaattaaaattaaaattaaagacatTAATCTATAACTCAATGATTAAACCATCCAGGATCAGTTTATGCAAGAATTGAACTTCTACAGATATTTcagaattaatttcttatatataaaaaacaaaaaagttgcAGTTACATACCCGCATGGTCCAATTCCTGACCGTACCATTCGAGAAATCATGTCCTGTCTATCCACTGGCTTAGCCAGTGACATATTCTTCAAAAATAAACCAGTATCTCTATCCAGATACTCTTTCGGATATATCTGCCCTTCAACTAAGACACAGAACTCCATAGGCACATGGTTTTTTCGATTATTTCTTCCTAAATCTAAACAAGGAATATCTTTGTACATAATATCCTTGCCATACTTTTCCCTGAAATAATCAACAAGTCTGACTTCTCTTGGTGGATCCCTGCCCTCTGGGTCTGCAAGAGTGAATGAAAGACGCCGTGTGGTCTCCCTAGTCAACCCAGCAACACTGTATTTTTGTTTGGTCTGACGGTGAATTACGGTAACTTTCAAGCCTTTCAATGCATTCTCAACTTTCCTCCAATCTCTAAAACCATTCACATCAAAATTAATGTGCTCCTGCAAAAAATCTATAACTGGCAAACGCTTACGAAATGCCAAAACAGAGTAGTCCAAACACAATGCCAAACCCTGGGAGGTGGCCTTTAGGCCATGTTGAAACCCTCTAGATGCTGTGAGTCCATACCCAAGGTCATCATCTGGAAAAGGTTCAACAGGGTGGAAACTTCGGCCAACGGAAATCATACGCCGAGAAGGATTCTCCTTCATTACTACATCCATTCCTTGCAATATATCACGGGGAATGGAAAAGAGACTCCCCGTCAAGTACTCCTTCAACTTGCAAAGTTTCAGCTCATTCACAAGCTTTATGGTGAATACGTAAGTACGATACTTCATGTCTTCTCCTTCTGGGAACTCCACATTAAATTTCCCAGTTGGCAATTCAATAGCACTGAAAATATTCTTCTCACCATCATAAGCAGTCATCGACAAAGGAAACTGATCAGGATAGTCCTCACACAACTTGTTCCTGACAATAGCCAAAACAGTCTTGGACAATTTCACAGGCCGACCATGATTGGGGCCTATGTCAGGTTTAACATCAATGTCATAATGTCTTATGGTACTCTCAGGAGTAAAATTGACTGGAAAATGGTTGACAAAAATGTTGACAGTTCGGATCGCAAGTGTGCCACCTCCATCTGGACGTTTAATTGGAGTATATCTAGCTGCATTGTGCgaagacgaagaagaagatgaagccACCGGCTCCGAGATcttcaatttttgaatttctggAATAATAAAATCAGCAATCAGTAAATAAAATCACTCCTGACAGACAAATCTGATTCCATTTACACTCATTTTGGTGCAATTACATGCTCCTAGTCCTTGAAAACAGTTCCATTTCCgttttttaagaattaagaaCAAATTCGATAGGAATGCCAATATTATCATAAACCACAAGTTAAGAAATACATACAACATAATAATACATTGTattttaaacataaataaatgaagatgtccaagaacaaaaaaaaaaaaaacgatctgaaagaaaaagaaccaCCTTTCCACAGAATTCAAAAGAGAATGAATCATACCAGCAACAACAGGTCGAACAACCGGTGAAGCTGAAGGGTCGGGCGGAGGCTGAGGCCGTGGCTGTGGTGACGGAGCTCTGACGGCTGGAGACATCGGTCCAGACCACGGTCTCACCGGGGGTGAGGGACTGCCGTGTCCCGGGGACGGAGCCGACCTCCGCCATTGAGGCTGCTGAGGTCGAGGCTGATGATGACGAAAGTCTCCGCCGCCGGTTCTTCCGCCTCTGGAACCGCCGTCTCTTCCGCTTCTGCCGCCTCTTCCGCGGCCTCTCCCTCTGTAGCCTTCTCTCTCCATTGGACTTGAATTCGGgaacaaaatcaatcaatcgCGAGTTACTTCGCCGTCTCAAGCTCAACTCAGCACTAAGCTCTTCTTACCAATTACCAaataccaaacaaaaaaaatgaataattaaagaCCGAAGCGCGCAAAATGCGTGTGCGAGAATTCTACGGTCTTACTTATTATAGTACGGTCTCCACGTGAATTTACCGAAATGTCCCTCGCGTGCAATTCCTTTCTTACTGCTTAAGAATTCTAAGGAGCCTTAATTGGGCAaactatcatttttattttttttttaaactgaaTGTTACAAAAAAGAAGTAACGGAGAAGCAGCAGCAACGACTTAAAAGGAGATGAGATTTGGAATTGGAATATTGGTAATTCCAGAAGCTTCGATGAAATCCATTTTCGATGGGAAATTTTCCAGGGAAACAGCGGAAATTTTGAGAGGATTCTCGTACTTTTGCTTGGAAGCTGAGTTGGTTCATGTCTGATAATCCGAtcctttcattttatttattttttaattaatttaatgattttgtatTTAGAAACAGATTAAAAGtggtatttatattttatgtacttattttataatttaaaggactttttgaaaagaaataaagtaaaaacaaacgccTTCTGTCACGCGTGCCGCGTGGTGTTATTCAAACTTATCAAGGAGGggaaatatttgatttatatgGTACGGAAAGTTGACTTCTTTTGACATCAACAGGCCTAGGTAAATATTAAAACGACACGTAAACTCTCAACGTTACATgtatttgatttcattttaaagagaaatattttttaaatattttaaacctAGCGATTGaatctattattaataataaatttatagaaaGTTTTTATCTCAGTtgatataaattgataaagtttaataattaattattacataatttaATAAGATAATGTCTCAGATAATGAGCGGttaattactaaaaaattgtatctcaactttataaaaattatctttatcgTTATcgaaaaatcttattatcaTCCTGTTCTTATCTTTGACCATACACCGTCAACAATGTTATTCAATCAACTATTTTAGTCAATCCTTCTAATCTTGGTGTAAACAATATTTCTTTGAAGTagacattatattattttaattaatttaaaaccaTATATAGGTGTCACATTTGGAAACCTTGAGAAGTCCGGCTCATCATAACATGCATATCACATCATGCATACGTAGTGCACCTAACTAGTAACAGTTTGGAGGCCTTAAGccaactgttttttttttttaaattatttttaaggctTTTCTACATTAAATTTCCCCATTAAACAACATAACTcttaaagaaatattaaatacctcaaaatttcaacaattatGAACAAGAtccaaaaaaagaataataaaaagatatttatttatttctaaaagaacattaattaagttgaccatgtttattaaatttgattcaattatttacatttgtGATATTTAAATCACAAACTTCACAGCTAATTCAAGACGTGTATCAATACAACGAgtaaaaaatatagtaaattttaaataataataataataataatttaaaatagaataattagAATGATAGCACATACAAAGTTGATTAGTTGAGATGAATATGATGGCCAAATATTAATCAgttgataaaaatgaattttatagaGAAGATTAgaagaattttctttatagatagaatagcaatttttttttttagttgagcATTGTTGATTCAATATCTAGTAGTTTTGAAGTTTGATGAAATAGACTTAATAGAAtactaaaagttttaaaatcaacactaatacttttaaaataaagtactTATTTTTTGGAAAGGGAAAGtatggaatttttttcttgtaattattaacCAAATAAATGTTGATAATTGATATAGTGTAGAAATCATTATTatactataaaaattatattttcattaaaaaaaattacttttaagatAAAGATTATCAAATGTAGAGATAATTATGAATAGGAGTAGTAGTGGGAAGATGTTTCtacaatatataatatatataactttaaaaaattagaatattagaataattattactattgtaTTAGTAAATAgatacctaatttttttttttttaccttcttAAATATGGGGTCCAGGAAACCGCCTAATGATAAAGCCATGCTTTTGCCAGTAATAACTTACTATCTAAGTTAGTCAAGTGTTCTATAATGGATACTGAAGTGACGTACCTAAtccatataaatatttatggaCAACTATGTATATTAGACACATTTTGATACTATTACATGTAATTGTCACTTGGTCTATGTTTTTTAGTCTCGTTATCTACAAGACCGCAGCAttgggtttctttctttcaatcATTAAAACCAATAATTCTATTATACGTCAATTTGAtaactttaaatttgtattcactgtattatttattcaactaattttttttattgtataacaaagagaaaaatatatcttaaaaaattagaaacacgtctctttttttttcaagtttaatcaCATTGATTGACTCTACTTAGGGTGTGTTTGTGATTGAGGTGCTGTGgtttttaagctacagctgctgtgaaaaaaaattataactatgaaataaaagttaataatatgtaataaatataaattttaaataataattttaaaaaaaattattaaagatataatatgatttttcatcatacaagtgaaaaatcatattaatatagcTTCCAAGCTACAAACACCCagtgtttatcaaatactttaatgctatattttttaaattacaactgtccaatctcaattccaaacgcacccttaacTGTCcaatctcaattccaaacgcacccttaacTGTCCAATCTCATATCTAAAATCTCTTCTtaggaaaattttgtttctaaatcaCTTTTATAAACTtgcatataattattatagagCAACCAAGATGTCTGATATAATAATCTTTGAATGTTGTAACATACTCTCAAAAATACCAAAGCgttgtttattataaattataacttatCTTTTAACAACTGATAAGGCAAAAAGTTCAATAGCTACAACTTGACAAAACGGTGGTTGATTATTCTTAATGTCTGCCATCAATTCCTAAGCTATAATACGGCTGTCGTTTAACCATTTAATAATGCAATCATTTTAAAATGCGACTGTAACATGAGAAATAATTTGGATTAAGCGCAATTATTCGATAGCTTGTCTCTTTggatgtatttattttgtaattctcGTTAAATTTGAGCggtcaaaaacatttttttcctgTCTGCTTCTGATGTCTTGGGTGTATTTTCTTGGATGGCGGATGGTGTGTAGTGCCCATTCCCACGATTTGACTGGGATTTATACTAAAATCTGAGAAGGGgtaaatgaaagtaatttatttatttttttatttatcatgatttttaagaatttaatttctattaaaatttaatatacatcataatatagaatttaaatttcacaCCAAAGAGTGATGAacttaaattcattttctattgGAAGCCAAAACATCCAAAATTACCCCTTCAATCTTTtattaacttgtttaatattatcaaattattattatttacaaatttattttatcattttaatattgcagaaaattaatttgtattagtaaaaattaaagcaatgatttaaataatttaataaaatcactttatttattttattaaattttaaaaaatagaaatacaaatttaacaaTCACTGGACCGTCGTCGTTGCCACCGCCGGACTGCCGCCTTTGCCGCCGACACCTGGCGTGGGATGTCACCGCCCATACCGTTGGAGTCGCCGGCCAATGAGAAACGTCGTTATACCGTCACACAAgtgaaaaaatgaatttatcttcttcaaatcatgttaaaagaaatttgaaaactttctaACTATCTCAGATCTGGACGAACATAAAGTATTTCGACCAAATAAGTTGTTTCAATCTGTAGATCGTCAAGTTCTGatcattttcatataattCTCGAGTTGAAATGACATGGTATAGTGGTGGCCGGCGGCAAGACACGGCGGTTCCGACGGCGGCAActctatttttttgttgttcaaataaaattttaaaattataatatattaattaagaaattatttgtattatgtcataatttatttagaaacaaattaaattaaattaattttaaaataaaattatgttaataaacTTTTTGAATAGAggttaattataaatataattatattacttaaaataaattttttagttatttatatagtatattaaataaatttattatttaattttttgaattatatttatgataaatattgaaagTTTAACACTAAAGGGTGAAATTATCCAAATAAAAGttaagacattttcttttcttcgtATAATTTTGTAACAAATCAAACATTAGAAAGGAATTTCAATATATTCTCCTCTCTTTTCTTCCACTTTTCTTACTTTTCTTCAAACTAAACAGTACCTAAAggatcttataaaaaaaaaaaaaaaacactaccTAAAGGAATTATCGCTATAGAAAAGTAATGCATGCAATACAACTTATTATGTACTATTCTAATTTACAAAaacagatatatatatatatatatatatatatatatatagatatatatatatatatatatatatagatagatagcCCGGCCCGGAACTAGTGGTCCGTCTCCCTCTTTGCCCTTTACAGTCGGTTCTTTTTCCCCCAATGATCCGTGGAAAGTGGAAACAGACAATTACGGGCCTTTAGCCCAATTATGTTTGCACGAACTGTGAGATGGGTCCCCATCTCAAAATAGGCCTTTTAACACCCCcacaaaatttcttaaaaaataatttttttaaaactgaaattactaaataactaaatacaatttaattattttcttatttaaaatggAAATCCAATTAAACACATAaacaaattattcttttaacgAAAAACTACACACACCAATTCCataatttatacttattttttaattttaataaaaaaatttttgagaaaatgataggagtttaaagttataaaaatagaaactatatattaaaaatataatataagattttaGGACTCGtatgtaatttataaataaaaaattttaaaatttatattttttaggataaaattttttatgggaaGATGGTTGATattaatatatgtgtgtatgtgtgaaTTGTTAAACTaaattgagtttattttaggaaataatattaaaaagggGTGCTGTAAGGATTTTAGAAGGGTGTTAAAAGCTCCACTCTTCAACCTAAGCAAAAACCGaatcttaaattaattgttgagtTGAGCTACATGAATTGAGCCAAGCTGTATGCGtcaaaatcataaaacaaaaagagaaggACGAACTTCAGCTTTAATGTGATTATTAGTCTCatatagaaacaaaattatatacaatacaaatcattttgttttttttttttttcttcttcatcgaACATACATCTATGGATTAGATCACTTTTAACTTTCAAACtacaatttcaaatgtttatcaccaaataataaacttttagTACATGAACTAAAAGCCGCAACCACTAAACTACAATATCACAATTAAGCTTATATATATCTGCATGTTACCtgtttgggagaaatacgtCGACGAGATCAGGCATGgtgagcagatatctgatggcagagctctgcgaaccggtgtgttccgtaaaagcctggtgcgcgggggaacaggagcagaaatatcctgctcgtccacgagcacgtcatccgcgaggccaatttcctgtaagaggcataaggccattccggctagaggtcgagaggcgaggagacccggtcgacggcagttggcaagacatgctctccagcccgagaatctaggcacaacagccacgctttccccagaaccacGGCGgaacacgcaagatcccacgtttgcccataacgcagcataACGCAACAGTCAGAGTCCCAGACCGTCCCCCAAAAAGCGGAaacaagatctcacagaaccacgacagccacgctttccccagaaccgtggcgtaacacgcaagatcccacgtttgcccacgA contains:
- the LOC102620678 gene encoding protein argonaute 2 isoform X2; translation: MEREGYRGRGRGRGGRSGRDGGSRGGRTGGGDFRHHQPRPQQPQWRRSAPSPGHGSPSPPVRPWSGPMSPAVRAPSPQPRPQPPPDPSASPVVRPVVAEIQKLKISEPVASSSSSSSHNAARYTPIKRPDGGGTLAIRTVNIFVNHFPVNFTPESTIRHYDIDVKPDIGPNHGRPVKLSKTVLAIVRNKLCEDYPDQFPLSMTAYDGEKNIFSAIELPTGKFNVEFPEGEDMKYRTYVFTIKLVNELKLCKLKEYLTGSLFSIPRDILQGMDVVMKENPSRRMISVGRSFHPVEPFPDDDLGYGLTASRGFQHGLKATSQGLALCLDYSVLAFRKRLPVIDFLQEHINFDVNGFRDWRKVENALKGLKVTVIHRQTKQKYSVAGLTRETTRRLSFTLADPEGRDPPREVRLVDYFREKYGKDIMYKDIPCLDLGRNNRKNHVPMEFCVLVEGQIYPKEYLDRDTGLFLKNMSLAKPVDRQDMISRMVRSGIGPCGGEITRNFGIDVNTNMTNVVGRVLGPPELKLGAHGGKALRITVDGEKCHWSLVGGRAFVEGKRIDRWAVVDFSASERYDRLYQDQFIDKIMARCKTLGMDMQWPVLCEPASMRLFSNVGGLQELLEDVTSRAYKIGKGHLQILICVMSRKDDGYKYLKWISETKVGVVTQCCLSTNANKGKGQDQYLANLALKINAKLGGSNAELIDRLPYFKGEDHVMFVGADVNHPGASNKTSPSIAAVVATVNWPAANRYVARVRPQDHRTEKILNFAGMCLEVVKSYVQLNKVRPQEIIVFRDGVSEGQFDMVLNEELVPLKMAFRSMDYHPRITLIVAQKRHQTRLFPKGRMDGTSSGNVPPGTVVDTNIVHPFEFDFYLCSHYGSLGTSKPTHYHVLWDEHGFTSDQLQKLIYNMCFTFARCTKPVSLVPPVYYADLAAYRGRLYCDAVMEGQSPASVSSSPSSLTSTSLSLEASFDERSYKLHADLENTMYFI
- the LOC102620678 gene encoding protein argonaute 2 isoform X1, with the protein product MEREGYRGRGRGRGGRSGRDGGSRGGRTGGGDFRHHQPRPQQPQWRRSAPSPGHGSPSPPVRPWSGPMSPAVRAPSPQPRPQPPPDPSASPVVRPVVAEIQKLKISEPVASSSSSSSHNAARYTPIKRPDGGGTLAIRTVNIFVNHFPVNFTPESTIRHYDIDVKPDIGPNHGRPVKLSKTVLAIVRNKLCEDYPDQFPLSMTAYDGEKNIFSAIELPTGKFNVEFPEGEDMKYRTYVFTIKLVNELKLCKLKEYLTGSLFSIPRDILQGMDVVMKENPSRRMISVGRSFHPVEPFPDDDLGYGLTASRGFQHGLKATSQGLALCLDYSVLAFRKRLPVIDFLQEHINFDVNGFRDWRKVENALKGLKVTVIHRQTKQKYSVAGLTRETTRRLSFTLADPEGRDPPREVRLVDYFREKYGKDIMYKDIPCLDLGRNNRKNHVPMEFCVLVEGQIYPKEYLDRDTGLFLKNMSLAKPVDRQDMISRMVRSGIGPCGGEITRNFGIDVNTNMTNVVGRVLGPPELKLGAHGGKALRITVDGEKCHWSLVGGRAFVEGKRIDRWAVVDFSASERYDRLYQDQFIDKIMARCKTLGMDMQWPVLCEPASMRLFSNVGGLQELLEDVTSRAYKIGKGHLQILICVMSRKDDGYKYLKWISETKVGVVTQCCLSTNANKGKGQDQYLANLALKINAKLGGSNAELIDRLPYFKGEDHVMFVGADVNHPGASNKTSPSIAAVVATVNWPAANRYVARVRPQDHRTEKILNFAGMCLEVVKSYVQLNKVRPQEIIVFRDGVSEGQFDMVLNEELVPLKMAFRSMDYHPRITLIVAQKRHQTRLFPKGRMDGTSSGNVPPGTVVDTNIVHPFEFDFYLCSHYGSLGTSKPTHYHVLWDEHGFTSDQLQKLIYNMCFTFARCTKPVSLVPPVYYADLVAYRGRLYHEAVMEGQSPASVSSSSSSLTSTSLSSDASFDERFYKLHTDLENMMYFV